The following is a genomic window from Moorella sp. Hama-1.
CCTGCTCCTGGAGGGCCTCCTGGAGTTTGGCCAGTTCATCCGCCAGGGGCAGCAGCAGGCGGATGGCCGCCACCCGCATGGCCGTGGGATAGACGTCGTTGGTGGACTGGTGCAGGTTAACGTGGTCATTGGGATGGATGGTGGTGTAATCGCCTTTTGGGCGACCCAGGATCTCCAGGGCGCGGTTGGCAACGACCTCGTTGACGTTCATATTGGTGGAGGTACCGGCGCCGCCCTGGTAGGCGTCGAGGAAAAACTGCTCGGCCAGCTCGCCCCGGGCCACTTCCTGGCAGGCGGTGATGATGGCCTGGCCCTTTTCAGCCGGCAGATAGCCCAGATCCAGATTGGCCCTGGCGGCGGCCTCTTTGACGGTGGCCAGGGCTTTAATTAATTCCGGGTGGACTCGTTCCCGGCTGACCGGGAAGTTTTCCGCCGCCCGCAAGGTGTGAATACCGTAATAAGCGTCAGCGGGCACCTCCCTGGTGCCCAGCAGGTCGTGTTCCCGGCGGGTAGACATGGGTAATCCCTTCTTTTTCTTAAGCCCTTCTTTTGGAGTTCCCCGGTTATCAATAACATCATAGTTTTAATGACTTTTTACCACGATACTATACTAAATGAACCTATCAAGTAGTATGTCCTCCATATTCCGTCTGCCATCGATTACTGCGAGCACCCATACTTTATTTTCTTCAGTCTTATAAATGATCCGCCAAGGTGGGCTAATTAATTCCCGGTAGGTTAAAATATGATAATATCTTAATTCAGGAACAATTCTTCCTTGAAAAGGGAATTGCCGTAGGTTATCCGCTTGTTGTTTAATGGCAAGATAAATTCTTCTGGCTTGAATTTCACTGTCAGCCACGATGTATTCAATTATCCTTTTTAAATCTTGCTGAGCAGTTTGTGTCCAGAAAACTTGATAAGTCCCTGTTGTCATAATCCCACATCATCAAGGCCACGATCCATAGCCTTAAAAAAGTCTTCCTGCGCTAAAACTTTTCCCGCGACTATATCACGTTCGCCCTGGGCCAGTAGTTTTAGCAAACCGATAGCTTTCTTCATTTTCTCGTAGGATTTAGCATCTAACAAAACCGCCTTAGCCTCTCCGTTTTGCGTAACATATACAGGTCGACGCGTCTCGTTTACTTGGGCCAGAATTTCAGCTGCATTGGCCTTAATATAGGAAATCGGCCTAATATCTTCTTTGATATTCATTGGTGTTATCACCTCGGTATAAATATGGTACCATATTAAGACCTGCTTTTCAAGGTTCTTTTGCCTGCTTAAGAAAAGCTGTGAGTATCGTTAATACCAGCCAGCTAGACGCATAAGCAATCGCTACCAGGCTAACCATCAGGCGGGCAAAGTAGTTACAATTACCGCAGATCAAAAACAGAGCCAGATAGACTCCGGCTCTGCAATAGTTGATCTTAATGCTTTGTTTTATTTGCGCCAACTTATTTTTCCACGTAGATATGGGCGTCCTGGGGCAGGGCAAGGCTGGCGGCCACTTCTACGGCCTTGACCATACCCGGTAGCACCGGGCAGGCGGCGTGGGGACAGTGCTGGAAAAATAGTTCCCGCAGGCGGCTGTTGCCTTTAAAGCTAATCTCGTCCAGGGGATTTACGGTATCCAGGTTGGCAGCTATCTTCTGGATGTTAGGACAGGTGGTATTGATGGTAAGATTGCAGGAAAACATATCCGGGGCTTCGGCCAGGATTTCGGTTTTGAAACCACAGATACCAGCTTCGACTGTTACTCTGGCCATAATAGGGCTCCTTTCCTGGTAATAGCTTAAGAGCGAGTCGGCAATAGTTAAATGTTATTTAACTGCTCGCTCCTACTCCGATTTTTGGACAATAGTAAAATAAAGTTATGGTTAAGAAAGTCTAGTCTTCAAGTATTGCAGGAAAATAGATGCGGTGGCCAGGTTGGTGGCCGCCGGGACATTATGCACGTCACAGATGCGTAAGAGGGCGTTGATGTCCGGCTCGTGGGGCTGGGGGGTCAAGGGATCGCGCAGGAAAATGACCAGGTCCAGCCGGCCCTTAGCCACCAGGGAACCCATCTGCTGGTCACCGCCCAGGGGACCGGACATTAAACGGTGGACCTTGAGCCCTGTACGCTCCATTATCCTCTTTCCGGTGGTACCGGTGGCGATTAAACGGTGGCCGGCGAAGAGCTTCTTATGTTCATCAACGAAATTCACCAGGTCGTCTTTTTTACGATCATGGGCAATGAGGGCAATGTGCATTTTTGGTCCTCCGCCTTCAGCATAGATTACTTATTCGGCAGGAATTCGCTTTTTCCTCTTGCTATAGAAAAATTTTTCTATAGCTGTTTGCAGAGCCCTTGCCAGAGTCCCGCCGGGCAGAGGGCTTTCAGGGTAATATCTTTATAACTGCGGCCGCCGGCAAAGGGGGTCGGCGGCCAGTCAGAGGGGCGAATACTCGGTGGCAACTCTCCCTGCTGCGCCAACCAGTAGCGCACCAACTCGTCCTCGCCTACATTGACGATCCTCTCCCGCAGCAGCCGGGCCGGCCAGGTGAGCGGAGCGCAGAAATAGGTACGACAGATCAGGGGCCGGTGGCTGTAGATACGGCAGCGGCGCTGTTGGGGGTCCAGCAGGAGGCAGTAACCCTCGGCATCAGTACGCAGGGTAATGTCCACCACCCGGCCCGCCACTTCTATCTGGCAGTAACTTTTTAGGACTTCAGGTAAAGGGAGAGCCCGGCCAGTGAGTTCCTTTAAACCTTGCTGCAATTCGAAGAGATCAATCATAGTCAGGGGCAGGCGGCCGCCGCAGCAGTGGTCGCAACCGAGGCAACTGCCCTCCGGGTTGTAGGGCCGGTAAAGGCGTACTGGCTCCAGGCCTTCGATAGCAGTAATATAATCGGCTACGGTAGCCCCGGGACTTAAAATGCGGAGATCATAACCATATTTATCATTAACACGCCAGGAACGAACCTGGACGGGGTTTTTACCAGGAATTTGCGTCAAGATAAAACCTCACCCGGTTCATAGTTTATCATACTTGTGCGGTTTCCGCATGGAGAATTGTGTAGTCATCATTCTTCCTCCAGCCACTCCATCCGGGCCAGGGGGAAGGGTTCCAGGGCCCGTTCCAGGACGCCGTGGACGAAGGCCAGAAGGACGCCGTAGTTGACAATGGGAACCCCGGCTTCTTTCGCCAGCTGGATGCGGTAGAGCATCTCCCGCCGGTTGATCATGCAGCCGCCGCAGTGGATAATGACCTTATAGCTGGCCACGTCTTCCGGAAAGCCGCTGCCGGAGTACCAGCTGAATTGCAAATCGCCGCCGACATACTGGCGCAGCCAGCGGGGGATTTGCACTTTGCCGATGTCATCAGCTTGGCGGTGGTGGGTACAGGCCTCGGCAATCAGCACCCTATCCCCCGGTTGCAGGTTTTTAACGGCCCTCGCGCCCCGCACCAGTTCCACCAGGTCACCTTTATAGCGGGCAAAGAGAATAGAAAAGGAAGTCATGAGCACGCCGGGGGGCGTATCGGCAGCTACTTTCAAAAAAGCCTGGGAATCGGTAATCACGATCTTCGGGGGTGGGATTTTTTCCAGGGCGAGCTTCAGCTCTCGCTCTTTGACTACCAGGCCCATAGCGTCGTGATCCAGGAGGTCTCGCAGGGTCTGGACCTGGGGCAGGATCAGGCGACCCTTGGGCGCCGCCAGGTCGATGGGCACCACCAGGACGGCCATTTCCCCCGGGCCGACCAGGTCGGCGACAATGTAGGGCTCTTCAAAGTCGTTAGGGGCCGCCTTAATCAACTCGCCCTTTAATTCCTCTATACCCTGGCGGGTGAGGGCGCTGACGGGCAGGACCCGCTGTCCCAGAGTCTTCTCCAGGCCGGCCAGGAGCTCCCGTCCCCCCTGATCGATTTTATTCAAAATGATTACTATCGGGAGTTTCTCTTCCCTTAACCGCTGCAACAGTTCCCGTTCGTAGGGTCCCACCCCGGCGGCCGGGTCCAGGACCAGGACGGCCAGGTCGGTACGGCGCATGACCTCCAGGGTTTTTTTGATCCTCAAGGCGCCCAGCTCACCCACGTCATCAATTCCGGCCGTATCAATGAGGACCACCGGCCCCAGGGGCAGGATCTCCATGGACTTCAGGACCGGATCGGTAGTCGTCCCGGGTACGCTGGAGACTACGGCCAGATCCTGGTTGGTCAGGGCGTTGATCAGGCTGGATTTACCGGCATTGCGACGGCCAAAGATGGCGATGTGCAGGCGGTTGCCCCGCGGCGTGGTGTCCATTAGACAGAATCTCACCTCCTGGTGAAAGTCGCGCAAAAGCAAGGTAGCTCCCCGCTGGCCCTTGTCAGGATGGTATTGGTAAGAAGTAGCGGTTTAGTGAGGAGCCCCTCATGGGGGCTGACGCTCCCACCACGAAGATATGAAAATATTGGTTGAGTAGAGGGCTGGCGGGTACAGGCGGAAGGCGACTTGGTTCGAGGCGTAAGCAAACTCAGCGAAGCCGCAGTGAGGCGGCGGTGAACGGGATGGGGATCGTAACGTAAATTGAGGAACGAAGAGTTCCGCTCCCCGCTGCGTTTATTCAAAGAGATACAGCCGAGCCACCCCCGACGCCGAGGAAGGCTGAGCGCCAAGTTTGCTCGCCGAGAACCACGGAGCCTGGAGACCTGTACCGCCAGCCCCCTAGCCAAATGCTTACCACAAGAATCCATTTTTGCCAGAACCCTATTTTCGGAGGAGCCCTCCCCGGGCTATGGGCAGACAAAGAATTCCCGATCAGAAAAAAACGGGAGCCTGAACTCCCGCTTAACTGACCTGTTTCGTAGCTTTCTCTTTATTAACATCAGCATTGCTGCCATCATCGATTTTAGCGGCTTCTTTAATCTCATCCGTAACGGAATTGGTGGCATTCTTAAACTCTTTGATGCCCTTGCCCAGGGCCCGGCCCACTTCCGGCAACTTGCCGGGGCCAAAGATAATCAAGGCCAGAACTAAAATCAGAATTAACTCAGGAGCGCCTAAACCAAACATCTTCTTCACCTCCTGTTTAAGATATTGTACACCTTTCTGGACAAGATTTAAATACCTTCTTCCCTGGCCTTTGCATCCTTCTTGCGCCGTACTAGATAGGACAGCCAGATGCTGGCTTCATAAAGCACCACCATAGGCAAAGCCATTAAGGTCTGGGAAACCATATCCGGCGTCGGCGTCACAATGGCCGCCACAATAAAGATAATGAGAATGGCGTACTTACGGTTTTTAGCCAGGAACCTGGGGGTGACCAGACCTAGATAGGTCAAGAGGATCATCACCAGGGGCAGCTGAAAGACGGCCCCAAAGGGCAGTACAAACAGGCTTAAGAAACTAAAGTATTTGGAAATGGTGATAAAGGGTGTAAAGCCCTCGCTGGCCGTAACCAGCAGGAAACGGATGGCCGCCGGGAAAACCACCAGGTAACCAAAGACTATCCCGCCGAAAAATAATACTATCGAGGCCGGCATGAGCATAAATACCAGGCGCCTTTCGTGGCTATGCAGGGCCGGCAGGACGAACCCCCAGACTTCCCAGAGGATAACCGGCAGGGCCAGAAAGACGGCGGCAACGATACAGATCTTGATAGTCGTAAAGAAGGCTTCCCAGGGGGTTATAAAGACTGGCTTGATCCCCAGTTCGTTCATGGGCCGCAGGATTAAAGCCAGTAACTGCTCCCGGAAACCGAAATAGACGGCGATAGTGGCTATGGTCAGGGCAATAATCGAAACCAGCAGCACCCGGCGTAAGGCTTCCAGGTGTTCTGTCAGGGTCATGGATTTATCGTCCATTTCCGCCACCTCCCTTCTGGAGCTGATCCCATTATAACGCCGGCCTAAGATTAAAGCAATGTTAATTATTGCGGGCATTACCCCGCTTTAATGCCCACGTGGACGGCGACGATACCCCCTGTCAGTTCATAATAACGGGCCTCAACCAGGCCCAGGTCTTTAAAATACTGCAGTATCTCTTCCTGGTGAGGATAACCCTTGAGGGAACGCGGTAAATAACTGTAAGGCCCGTCCCGGCCGATACCCAGGCGGCCCAGGAGGGGTACCAGGTAGTCGAAATAAAAGTAGTAAACCTGTTTGAAAAAGGGCCAGGAGGGTTTAGCCAGTTCCAGGGAAACCACTCTACCTCCAGGGCGGACCACCCGCTGCATCTCCGCCAGGCCGCGCTTAACGTCCGGCAGGTTGCGTAAGCCAAAGGCGATGGTGGCACAGTCGAAGGTATTATCGGCAAAGGGCAGTTCCAGGGCATTACCCTCCACCAGTTCTACGGACCGGTCGTAGTGACTGTCCGCCAGGCGCTGTCTGGCCACCTGCAGCATGGCCGGGGAAAAATCCAGTCCTACTACCCGCCCACCCGGAGCGACTTTCCGGGCTAATTCCAGGGAGAGCATGCCCGTACCGCAGCAGACATCCAGGGCCTGGTCACCCGGGCCCAGGCCTGTCCTGGCGACGGTGAAACGTCGCCAGCCCCGGTCGCAGTTAAAGCTAAGGAGGGTATTTAACAGGTCATAGCGGGGGGCAATGGTATTGAATATCCCGCGCACATAATCTTCTTTGGTCATAGAGCCATCACTTTTTTGGCCGGTTGCTGGCCGGTCAGAAATAAAAATAATTCCCCCAGGCCGTCGCGTGCCGGTCCCGGTGGCAGGCCGGCAAGGACCTGATAGGATTGCGGCGTTACTGGTTTCCCGCTCCACAGGTGGCCGCATAGCTGGCCGATTTCCTGCCACATCCGGGTTTCCCAGGGCGCGGTCTTACCGAGCTGACTACCCAAGCGTGTAGCCACAAGGGCCAGGCTGGCACGGTCGGGGCCTTTTTCCGGATCTCCGCTCCCCCCGGTAACCCTACCGGTAAGCGCTTTCTCCTGCTCCCGAGCGCCCTCCAGGTGCAGATGGCAAATCAGCTGTGATAATGTTTCCAGGAACTCCAGGTTGCCATCCCGGCAGAGGAGATCAAAAAAACGGGTATAAAAATAATCGCCTATAAGGGTTTGCAGGGCTACACCCTGTTTCCCCTTCTGGCTGTGGATCAGGGAAGCCAGGAAAATAAGTTGCAGGACAACCGCCAGGGACAGGGCCCGGGGGCCGAAGTAACCCTGGCCGTGGGAGCTTAAAAGCACCAGGGCGGGTAAGAGGTCGTTGTCAATCTCATTTAATGCCGGCCAGGTAAATCCCGATACCAGCCCCCGGGGTAAACTGGTCTCTTTAACCAGGCGCCGGTGGATAATTTCCAGCTCCGGACGTAAGGAATTAAACAGGGCCACCAATACGCAATCCTCCCCTGTAGGGTGAAAGAACTCTCCCTAAACTCACAGCAATCTTCTATCCCTTTGAGCTACTGCCTATTCGACTGACGGCATGGATATCTATAAGGCCAGACGTCCGTTTATTCGTACTGGACTGGTGATCGGGATCACGGCCTTCCCACTCCTTATGGGGTATTATCCGAACTAGGATATAATCCCCCTCCCCTATCATCCATGTCCCCCGGCCCGGTCGCAACAGCCATCTGGCATAGGCAAACTTTGAATGCTCGCGGTCTGTCTTAAATTGCTCGCCTGGTTGCCACCGCGGGGGCTTAGTAAGGGACTGGATACAAATGCAGCTATATCCTATTTGATATTCTAGCTGAAAAGGTTTATTCCTGCTAGATCAGGGGCTAAAAATGCTACAGGCCCTGCAAGTTTTCCTCCTGCAAGGCCTGTCAGTACCTACTCGCACTAAAATCTTCGGTTGTAGGTAATAAAATAAATATCCCTCCTACAGATTTACCGCTGCCGCCCGAGGAGGTTCCATGACGCCCCGTTCAATCTCGGTGGCGTGGACTTCGCCGGCCCGGAACTGCTCGGTTAAGTACCGGCAGGCATCCCACGGATTAACCCTTTCCCCGCAGGTAAAAACATCTACGGCAGCATACCCTAACTCCGGCCACGTATGGATTGCCAGGTGCGATTCGGAGATGACCACCACGCCGCTGACACCCTGAGGGCTGAATTTATGGAAGCAGACTTCGCGGATTTCGGCCCCTGCTTCTAGAGCAGCTTTGACCATGATTTCCTCGACTTTTTTAATATCGTTCAGGACTTCGAAGCTGCACCCATAAACCTCAGCTAAAACATGACGGCCCAATGCGCGCAATTATCATTCCTCCTCCAGGATAAAAGTGGGGCATGACATCAATCAAATCCAATTGTAAACGCCGCACCCCTTAATGTCAACTAAAATTCGCGGTCGATGTCGGATAAAGTTGAGGGTTTGTCCGGCTCCCTACATCCCATTGACCCATTTAGGGAAACGAGCTGGCTATAACAAAGCATCCGTAAATTAACAAGCGGCCTGGAGGTACCAGGTCGCTTGTTTGCCTGAGCGTCCATTCTATTTCTGGGCTACATCGTGGCCGCCGAATTCGTGGCGCAGGGCGGCCACCACCTTGGTGGCGAAGCTCTCCTCCTCCTCGGAACGATAGCGCATCAACAGGGCGGCCGTGATGACCGGCGCCGGCACTTTAAGGCGCAGGGATTCCTCCACTGTCCAGAGGCCCTCGCCGGAGGAATAGGCGATATCTTTGATACCCTCCAGGGTGTTATCTTTGGCCAGGGCATTCTCCATCAAATCCATCAGCCAGCCACGGATGACCGAACCATGGCGCCAGACCCGGGCTACTTCCCTCAAGTCCAGCTCGAAGGGCCCTTTGGCCAGGACTTCCATGCCCTCGCCGATGGCCTGCATCATGCCGTACTCGATGCCGTTATGGACCATTTTAACGTAATGGCCGCTGCCGGTCGGGCCGGTGTGCAGGTAGCCGCCGGGGACAGTAATGTCTTTAAATAAAGGCTCCAGGTAGGCGAAGAGTTCATCCTCGGCACCGACCATACAACAGGCGCCGTAGCGCGCCCCCTCGATGCCGCCGCTGGTGCCGGAATCGGCGAAACGGATGCCCTTAGCCTTGAGGTACTCATAACGCCGCAGGGTATCCTGGTACTGGGAATTGCCACCGTCGACGATAATGTCGCCAGGCGCCAGCAGGGGGATCAGTTGTTCTAAAACATCGTCAACAGCTTTCCCTGCCGGGATCATCAGCCATACCAGGCGTGGGACCGTGAGCTTTCCGACCAGTTCCTCCAAACTGTAAGCCCCTTTGACCCCCTGGGTGACTGCTTTATCTACCGTAACCCGGGTGCGGGCGTTACCCACCACTTCGTGTCCATGTTCCATCATGTTGAGGGCCAGGTTGAGGCCCATTCTACCGAGACCGATTAAGCCTATTTGCAAGATATATCTCCCCTTGGCATGTGAAATTATTCTTAAGCCTAGCGTGAACTTCGCTTTTACTCCTTATTATCTCCGGTATAAAGCATTACGCTTTTTCTTTTAAGATGGCCCATGACGCCAGATAAAACCCGCAAAGAATAAATGGCATCGCATTTTTGGGGAACTAGTATGGTGCGGGATACCGGCTTGGACATTTCACTGGCAGAACCCTTAAGGGGGTAAAAAGAATAGCTGCTGGGATATTTTCTTGTTTTATAAAGCCAGGGTAATGAGAATTTATAACGGGTAATGATTTTGCCGGGCCACCCGGATCATGGCTTTCACATTCTCCTGCGGGGTATAGTAAGCCAGCTCGTAACCGGAGCCCAGGGAGTAAGGGTAAGCCGGCCTGGAACCACTCCGCCGGAAAATAGCTATTGATAATGCGGAAACCTACCAGGGGCCTGTCGGTCTCTTCCTGCTCCCAGAAATGTTTATGTCGTTCCAGGCGTTCCTCTACGTTACGGGCCATTAGGCGTAATCCTCTCCTATCGCAGTCTTTACTTCTTAATTTAAACCAGCATTAAAGGCCCGGCGGCCTTGAAGTTTTGAAGGAGTCTTTAATAAAAAAGCATTTAAACAGTCAGTTCCGGTATGGTATAGGGCGCGTCGGGCAGCACCAGGATGCGGGCCTGCCGGCCTTTGGCCGTCAGGGCCGCCTTTAAAGCTGCTTCTACCGAGGTGTAGAGGGCAGCCTTCATATTCCGGGCCTGTTCCGGGGTAATCCCCTCCGCCACCAGGTAAACGTCACTGTGGATCAGGGAAGTAGCCCACAGCTGGGCCGCCCACTGATCGTGGAGGAAGAAGCCAGGTTGGGCAATTTTATCTACTACTTCCTGGGGCGTGGCAGCCTCGCTCATCAGCTGGTAGAGGGGACCGCCACCGACACCCTCGGGGCAGGGGGCGGCCAGGATGATGATCCCGCCTTTTTTCACGATGGGGTGGACCAGCCGGGTGCAGGCCAGGGCGGCGTTGGCGGCCTGGTAGAGGCTGACGCTGGTAGGGTAACTGCAACCGGCGATAACGATGTCGGCCACCTCCGGCACCGCTACCCGGACCAGCCGGTCGAGCTTTTGGGTGCCAACCCGGTGGGCTTTAATCATCTCCCCGGCCACGGCGTCGACGATGCGTTTCTCTTTATCCAGGATGACGTTTAAGATAAAGCAGGGTTCGACTAAATGGGCCGCGTCTTCGATGTCGCTGCGGATGGGGTTGCCGTCAATGACGCCGAAGACGGCGTTTGGGTTGGCGTTGGCTTCGTAGTTGTGATCGGAGATTATGGTCTCGATGCTGCTGACCCCAGGGAGGATGGCCTTGCCGCCGCCGCTGTAACCGGCCTCGCAGTGGGGTTTGATTAAACCGGTCAGGATCCGTAAATCGGCCTCTGCCACGTAGTGGTTGATGTGCACCGGGGTGCCTCGGGAGGTTTGGCCTAAATAGGTCAGGGTCGATTTGTCGTGGGGGTTGTGGTCGGTGACCCGGTAGTTGGCCATAACCTCCTCCCCCACCAGCCGCGCCTGTTCCTCCCGGGTCTGCAAGCGGTGGGAGCCGTTGGCGAAGACGATGGTGATATCCTCTTTCTGAACCCCGGCGGTTTCTAACTCGGCAAGGATTAAGGGTAGCATCTTCCAGGTGGGGGTGGGCCGGGTGTTGTCGTCGACGACAATGGCCACCTTCTGGCCAGGCTGAGCCAGTTCCTTTAGGGGCGGCAGGGCGATGGGGTTTTGCAAGGCCTGCCGTAAAATGGTGAACTCGTCTTCCTGGATTTTGGCTTCCCGGGGGTCGATGATGCCGATGAGGTTCGCCGTCGGTACTTCTACCGAAATTCTCGCTTTACCGTAATAGAGCGGGCAGGTGGTAGTTGTGAGCATTCCTAATCCCCTTTTCCTTTCAGCCTGATAACTTGCTGTGTTTTTGCTCCTCCCGTACCTCACACAATAGTTAGGCCGCTCTCCTGGTCAAAGAGGTGGGCTTTCTGCATGTCGAGGTACAAGATGACCTCACTTCCTGCCGCCGGGCGGGTGTCAGGGCTGACCCGGGCAATCAGGTTTTGCTCCCCGGCTTTAAGGTAGAGGTAGGTCTCGGAACCCAGGGGTTCAATGACTTCCGCCGTGGCTACTACCTTATCCCGGGCCGGGTCGCCTTTATGGATGTTCTCCGGCCGGATCCCCAGGGTTACCTCCCGGCCTTCGTACTGCTGGATCTTGGCCAGCCAGGCGTCGGGTACGAGGACGTCGATATTGTGACTGGCCAGGTGCCAGCCTTCCGGTTGCTTCTGCAGCTGACAGGTTAAGAAGTTCATGGGCGGCGTGCCGATAAAGCCGGCGACAAACCGGTTGACTGGTTGATCATAAAGGGTCTGGGGATCGGCTATTTGCTGGATGACCCCGTCCTTCATGACGACGATGCGGTCGGCCATGGTCATGGCTTCGGTCTGGTCGTGGGTGACGTAGATCATGGTGGTGGCCAGGCGGCGGTGGAGTTTGGCGATCTCGGTGCGCATCTGCACCCTTAGTTTGGCGTCCAGGTTGGACAGGGGTTCGTCCATAAGGAAGACGTCAGGTTCCCGGACAATAGCCCGGCCCAGAGCCACTCGCTGGCGCTGGCCGCCGGAGAGTTCTTTGGGTTTGCGTTTGAGGAGCTGGCTGATCCCCAGGATCGCCGCTGCTTCCTGCACTCGCCGCTCGATTTCCTTCCTGGGTACGTGGTGGAGTTTGAGGCCGAAGGCCATGTTCTCGTAGACGTTCATGTGGGGGTAGAGGGCGTAGTTCTGGAAGACCATGGCAATGTTGCGCTCCCGGGGTGGTCTGTCGTTGACCAGTTGGTTGCCGATATAGATGTTGCCGGCACTCTGCTGTTCCAGCCCGGCGATCATCCGTAAGGTGGTGGATTTACCGCACCCGGAGGGGCCGACAAAGACGATGAATTCGTTATGCTGGATCTCCAGGTTGAAATCGGCGACGGCCGTGACCTGGTCGAACTTTTTGGTAACGTGCTCGAGGATTACCTTGGCCATATGCACTACCTCGCTTGGGTGAAATGGGTCAAGTCTTGGTTAATAAGTGGGGTCGGGTTGGGAAATAGATGTTCAACTCTACCCCTTCACGGCCCCCATGGTCAGGCCTTTGACAACGTATTTCTGGAAGAGCATGGTCAGGATAATGGCCGGGGCGATGATGACTACGGCGGCGGCCATGACGCTGCCCCAGTTGATCTCGGCGTAGGAGACGAAGTTGTAGATGGCGATGGGCAGGGTCTTGGTCCGGTCGGCGCTCAAGACCAGGGAGAACATGAAGTTGTTCCAGGAGAAGATGAAGGACAGGGTGGTGGCGGTTAGAATCCCCGGTCCGGATAAGGGCAGCACCACCCGTAAGAAGGCGTGCTGCAGGGTACAGCCGTCCACCTGGGCCGCTTCTTCTAATTCCCGTGGCAAACCGTCGAAGTAGTTGATCATGATCCAGACGATTAAGGGCAACCCCACCAGCATGTGGCTGGCGATGAGGGCGGTATAGGTGTCGACCAATTTTAGCCGGGAGAAGAGGATGAACCAGGGGATCAGGTAGGAGATGCCGGGCATGAGCCGGGCAATGAGGATGAAGACCCCCAGGGTTTTTTGTTTGTACCGGGAGATGGTGTAGGCTGCCGGTAAGCCGATAATCAAGGACAGCAGGGTGGAACCGACGGCGATGATGGCGCTGTTTAGGAG
Proteins encoded in this region:
- a CDS encoding ABC transporter ATP-binding protein translates to MAKVILEHVTKKFDQVTAVADFNLEIQHNEFIVFVGPSGCGKSTTLRMIAGLEQQSAGNIYIGNQLVNDRPPRERNIAMVFQNYALYPHMNVYENMAFGLKLHHVPRKEIERRVQEAAAILGISQLLKRKPKELSGGQRQRVALGRAIVREPDVFLMDEPLSNLDAKLRVQMRTEIAKLHRRLATTMIYVTHDQTEAMTMADRIVVMKDGVIQQIADPQTLYDQPVNRFVAGFIGTPPMNFLTCQLQKQPEGWHLASHNIDVLVPDAWLAKIQQYEGREVTLGIRPENIHKGDPARDKVVATAEVIEPLGSETYLYLKAGEQNLIARVSPDTRPAAGSEVILYLDMQKAHLFDQESGLTIV
- the larA gene encoding nickel-dependent lactate racemase, with the translated sequence MLTTTTCPLYYGKARISVEVPTANLIGIIDPREAKIQEDEFTILRQALQNPIALPPLKELAQPGQKVAIVVDDNTRPTPTWKMLPLILAELETAGVQKEDITIVFANGSHRLQTREEQARLVGEEVMANYRVTDHNPHDKSTLTYLGQTSRGTPVHINHYVAEADLRILTGLIKPHCEAGYSGGGKAILPGVSSIETIISDHNYEANANPNAVFGVIDGNPIRSDIEDAAHLVEPCFILNVILDKEKRIVDAVAGEMIKAHRVGTQKLDRLVRVAVPEVADIVIAGCSYPTSVSLYQAANAALACTRLVHPIVKKGGIIILAAPCPEGVGGGPLYQLMSEAATPQEVVDKIAQPGFFLHDQWAAQLWATSLIHSDVYLVAEGITPEQARNMKAALYTSVEAALKAALTAKGRQARILVLPDAPYTIPELTV
- a CDS encoding carbohydrate ABC transporter permease, encoding MQKKNTLATIGWYLLIILVIIPFLFPLVWIISASFKTQAQIISMPPLWIFKPTLENYQRVFVEQDFGRFLLNSAIIAVGSTLLSLIIGLPAAYTISRYKQKTLGVFILIARLMPGISYLIPWFILFSRLKLVDTYTALIASHMLVGLPLIVWIMINYFDGLPRELEEAAQVDGCTLQHAFLRVVLPLSGPGILTATTLSFIFSWNNFMFSLVLSADRTKTLPIAIYNFVSYAEINWGSVMAAAVVIIAPAIILTMLFQKYVVKGLTMGAVKG